CCCCGCCAAATAATACGGCTAAAACCGTAGAGCACTGGGTATGCCCAGTAGATAAAAATAAGAAGTCTGCGCTTTTATCGCGATTAATTCATGACAATAAATGGCAACAGGTATTAGTTTTTAGTAAAACGAAGCACGGTGCGAATAGGCTTGCGAAATACCTTGATGCCAACTTTGTTACAGCAGCTGCGATACATGGCAATAAGAGCCAAGGCGCAAGAACAAAGGCATTGGCAGAGTTTAAAGCGGGTGAGGTACGTGCGTTGGTTGCAACAGACATTGCTGCCCGTGGTATCGATATTGATCAGTTGCCACATGTTATTAATTTCGACCTACCGCATGTTCCAGAAGACTATGTGCACCGTATTGGTAGAACGGGTCGTGCTGGTGCAAATGGCCATGCGATATCGTTAGTTTGTGCTGATGAACATAAGCAACTGGTAGCAATCGAACAGTTGATTCAACAGCATTTAACTAGAAAAGAAGTTGATGGTTTTTCTCCTGTTAATGCATTACCAGAGTCGAGGCCGATTCGACCATTAAAAAATAAAAAACCTAAGAAGCCAAAGAAACCAAGAGTAGAGCATGTTGATGGTCAAAAGAAGCCTGCTGATAGAGTAGGAGCATCAAATAAAGCTGGTTCGGGCGCAAGGAAAGCAGGTACAAATAAAACAAACCGTAATAGCAAACCGCGTACTGGCAATAGGCGTCCTAGCAATAAGCCTGCATCAAGCCAGTCTTAAGATCTGATTAGTATGAAGAATTGCTAAATATAGGCTCGTTGATCTTATCAGCTTAAGTTAAAATCACTTACTGTAAAGAGCAACGAGTTTAGCGTTAGAACTCGTATTTATTAGTACTCGCATCTATTATCGCTGGTAATTCAATTATGACTTGGCTTGAATCAGTTCGATTG
This is a stretch of genomic DNA from Flocculibacter collagenilyticus. It encodes these proteins:
- a CDS encoding DEAD/DEAH box helicase, producing MSFSSLGLSAPILQAIEEKGYAEPSPIQAQAIPAVLSGQDVMAAAQTGTGKTAGFTLPILEMLSKGQRAKSNHIRALILTPTRELAAQIADNIEQYGQHLPITSDVVFGGVKINPQMQRLRKGRDILVATPGRLLDLYGQNAIKFSQLEMLVLDEADRMLDMGFIHDIKKILAILPKKRQNLLFSATFSEEIRALAKGLVNSPVEISVTPPNNTAKTVEHWVCPVDKNKKSALLSRLIHDNKWQQVLVFSKTKHGANRLAKYLDANFVTAAAIHGNKSQGARTKALAEFKAGEVRALVATDIAARGIDIDQLPHVINFDLPHVPEDYVHRIGRTGRAGANGHAISLVCADEHKQLVAIEQLIQQHLTRKEVDGFSPVNALPESRPIRPLKNKKPKKPKKPRVEHVDGQKKPADRVGASNKAGSGARKAGTNKTNRNSKPRTGNRRPSNKPASSQS